In Populus alba chromosome 4, ASM523922v2, whole genome shotgun sequence, the genomic window TGAAGCAGGGCCTCTGAAGAGGAATATTTCACCGAAGGTTCCAGAGAAGGAGAATTCCGATACTGCCGAGGTTGATAATAAAGAGTTCAATGATGCAAACTATTGGAGGATTGATCAATAGGGTTGCTGTCGTGAAAAGATGATGATCGATCCTGTTGAGGTTTTCTGAACCTGAAAACTTGGATCCTAAAGCCACAGACCCCATTTTTGGATGGCAAGGGATTATGCAGCAGATATATGTACAGTATTTTGGTTTCCAAATGGGGATTGGATGGTAGGTCGTGTTATGGTTTTACTGCTTGTTTAGTTGTCATTATTGTTAGTTACTCTAATTGTTTATTATTCAATGTCTCTTTCGTTCCCTCCTGTTACTGACTTGTAGGGTTTTCCTCATCCatcaaaatttatgttttactCTGGCTAAAGTCTCTTTCTTGGTTTCAAGTCAGTTGGTACTAGCAAATCTTGGAATTTGGTGCTTATGATGTGCTTGATTAGTACCAGGAATTTATTTTCCCAGGAATTTCTAGGTGGAAGGAAGATCAATTCTGAAGTTGTAAAACCCCGGAGAGGGTGATAaagatcatattttaaaatgtgttttttatatatatattattaaaataatatttttttattttttaaaaatttatttttgatactacatcaaaactattcaaaaaaaaaaaaattaaattaattggaagttaaaaaaaaatattcgtaGCCCTGGAACATTTTGTTACAGCAAATAAATTGACATCTTGATTCGGAGTTCTAGGGTATATTACATGAAATAAACCGGGTGATGggagtgggttttttttttcctccccaaCCAAATGTAGCAGTATATATATGTGTACATACATACATGGTAAAACGCCGTGCTCTTGTTGTGTTTCGTCACGTGTAACGCGTGCAATTGCGAAGAGAATCTACACCAATGGAGATTATTCTAGAAGGGCATGTATGGAGATTATTCTAGAAATGGCATGTCCTCATTATTATGTATATAGGCAATGCAATTGTGAGTGAAGGGGAGTGAagagtagaaaaagagagaagaaacagGAAGGGGAAGGGAAGGATGATAGAGGTGGTCTTGAACGACAGATTGGGCAAGAAGGTGAGAGTAAAATGCAATGAAGATGATACGATAGGGGACCTCAAAAAGCTGGTGGCTGCCCAGACCGGCACCCGACCCGATAAGATCCGGATCCAGAAATGGTACACGATCTACAAGGACCATATCACTCTCAAAGACTACGAAATCCATGATGGCATGGGCCTCGAGCTGTACTACAACTGATCAGTTACTCTCTGGTAATTACAACTTAAACAAGTATTTCTTTCGATTGTTCTCTGCTTCTAGTTTCAGGCGATTCGATGCTTCCTTTGCCAGGAAAGGATACAATAGAgaatatcatatcatatcatatatCTGCGCGCGTTATCTGTGTATAATGTCGATGTGTGTCCTTCAATGCTCTACCAAAATTATCTGTTCTGTGTTTCATGTTGATGTGCGTCCTTCAATGCTCTACCAAAATTATCTGTGTAGTTTAATTTAATCGTGTAAAATGCTGTCTGCCACCCATATGAGATGTTTGTTTCTCCAGTTACGAGACTCTTTCCTCTTTTTATACTTCACATGATTTCATGTGGATTGGATTCTTGCATTGTTCGGCGGTGTTCCAGAAAACCGTCTCATATATAatagttaaattgattttctagTTTAAATTTCTTTAGAGGATATTAATATGAgttttaaatagaatttaattactacaaaataatcaaaagcaAATCAGGGTGTTTGATTTGATCTTTTAGAATTAACTCTTAAACACTTTGTTGCAAATATGGATGCTGAAATAATGATCCTGTTCTACTATCTTTGGAATATTCCTGCTGGAGTTGATTTTAACCCTTTTGCTTTTATTACTAAAATTTTTCTTCTGGTTATCCAAGTCTTGGATATTCAACGTCGTTCCCATGGCTGCTGCCAAAGCTGCTGTTATATCTGTTGGCGAAGACATCGCTACTTTTGGattgcttataaaaaaaataatgatttttgctatataatttatgtttctcttttgatTTCTCTCTTTCCAGTTGTCTTCTCAGGTTGcacaaaaaatttttttaataaaaaaaagatttaagagCAAAATATGCAAAattgttatttcaatttattatttgattttaaacaaatcaataataattaaaaaaattcagcatACAAAAAACCAAGGCAAATATCAGATATCACATGAagccttttcaattaggttattCGTCTTTTAAAGGCACAATTTATAAGCATCCatcacttattatttttttcttttaccaaaaattttattaaattcgtTTGACTAGGATaagggaaaataaaaacagaaaatctGTCTAATTTGAGGGCTGTTTCCTAAATTGATTTTGCAATAGCCATCTCAATGAGTTACATATGCTTGGCATTTCAAATgagtaaataaattatattttttctgtcATAGCGAACATCACTGGTCACCCCTACCGACTACCAGAATCAACAAATTAGCCTAGgttttagtttaaataattagattttaaatttatttttaaagttcacCGATTCGAGTTTCATAAATCTCAACTAACTATTAAaggttttatataatcattaattttaaaatctatagaATTAGTCGAGGTGAATATAAATTAGCTCAgctatttatattaataataataataataaaaaaaaacagcctaGGCCAGCCTTGAGTTGCACAACTCAAAAAAACACAACCACACCAAAACTTATCTGTTTGAGATTGTGgtttaaaatgattttcacttagaaatacattaagataattcttttatttttaaaaaaattatttttgatattaaaatatcaaaatgatacaaaatataaaaaaatattaattttaaacaaaaaaataaatttcagaatttttaaaaacacgaattgaaacacattttcaaattgattacTCTATTGTTGAACTTGTGTCATCTAATTGGCGATGTGAATTGGATCTATATAATCAAAAGTAGTATTTAATGATGAAGTGTCAATACAAGTTTAAAAGATTGAgactttaattaatataattctaaCAAGTAAAGGAGTTGGGAAAGTTTCATAGTTGCAGATTGGATAAGAAATCTTGGTAGCTTATGGATTGGATAAGAGGAggtggtttttttattcatgttttttaatgtctttaacaaatataattttttattcaaattaaaaattttctaaaacaatttaaatgtttttttttctatagggttaAAATTTAGTAGCACTTGGAGTTTAAAAAGGCTTTGCAATAAAGTTTAGAAGCTACTGTAcgagaattatattattttactagttggtttatgattattttttttattttatttaattttttgttatttttttagctttgtttAGAATGTTTTACCTGGTATAAATAAAGttatgtaatttgtattttagattttttttttagattgcttGTTATTTAGAAACATTATTTTGTGACCGGCAAGGTTGCtcataatcttgatttttcatcaaactcTTATACATCATGTTCCTAAttctttaaaatcaacaaattgagtttttttcattcaatatcTTTAGTTTCTTAGTTTAGATAATTATTAAGTCAagttttttatcaatataattttaatttttttaggttgattttttatcttgatcGTGGGTTTTAAGATTCTCACCTTGTGCGCATCAATTTATATCAACCataagttgttatttttttttttccttcttattcCTCCACCCTAATAGCATAATAGTCCGGGAAAACTGGAAAAGTAATAGAATTAATAAATCAaggattttaatttgaaattaaaatttggttATGTAAGGTGGAGAGAGAGGGAAGGGAGGTTAGAAGAAGctaggaggagaaaaaaaaaaaaaaagagaaacaagaaaaaaaagtgaaaatataaatttgaaagaacaaagaaaatcaagttaaaattaGCTATCAAAGTACAGAAGGAAAgtattattgttataaaaaaaatagaaaagtcaAGACAATTTTCctctattttatataaaataaaataaaaactaaattgtaaGGCTATTTCCATGTATACTTACATAAATCATTTCTCTTATAAGAAAATCATTTATcttgatattagaaatattattatcttttcataTAGCATGTTAGTCATTTAACATTTGTTTagaggtatttttattttcttattatttttcacaaTTAGAAGAACTTATTACCCTCCAAAATGGATTTCTTTAGCTTGTTTGTGGGGTGTCTTTGCCTTTgtcattttttgaaaatagaTAAAGGACAGTTTTGctcattttttaaagaaattaaatcatgAATGCAGGgtcatttaagttttttcaatatggtttttatgttaattttcataaaaatcaagGGTAATTTAGTCTTTTGCTACtggttaataaattaaaaataaaaagttggtgTGTGCTTACAATGCAATAGGCTGAAACTATATATTTGTCGATTTTGTTATGGTGAGGTCAATTGGCGGATCTGAGATATTAAAAAGCCGAGGGattaggaaataaataaatggcaTGTAAAAAAGGTTATTAATCTTTGTACTTTTTATATGGAAGTTGCCCGTATAtatgtttctttctctttttttactaCTTTCATTGCATAACATAAAACTATAAATGAGCTCTCTCCTCTTCTATGTGGTCTTTACGATGAAACCATATCACTACTTATAGAAACCATAAAACTACTTTCATTACCTTAAATAAGTAGATGAGCCTCTTCCTCGACAAACATGTTTCTGCAATTTTTACCTGCTGGCCAAGGATATTCagtaaaattttacaaattcaACCTGGCAGGTCTGGTTGGTTTTGAATCAtagcaaatcatttttttttaattgtgaatatctagattaatttatgcatcaattaattttttacaattttaaaagtaaattttcagTAATTCTATAATTTATGGCATTCAAACTAATaccttctaaaaaaataaatttaaaatctaattaatgaAGATACACTactctgatatatatatatatatatatatatatatatatatatatatatatatatatatatatataaaagccacaatcattattttaattattgcatGAAGGCACAATTATTACATCCAGTCCCGGTCAAGCATTGTGATTGGAATCAAGCTAACTTGTCACAATATACAATGTTTcaccaactttttttatttagttttttaagataaaggtccctttaccaaaaaaaataaaataaagagagccACGCATGCGTTCATTTACGGGGCCAGAAGTTAAGGCATGATGTCTATAGCACACGTGCCTTAACCCTTATCTTTAACGCACATACTTGACCCTTctcgatttaaaaaataaaataaaatgcattataaaaaatatatttaatatgatatttgaattattctttaattttatcatgattCTTAAATcatgttatggtttttttttataagaatgttaattttttttatgttaattccAATGGGCTTAATAACtagtttttctattaaaaaaaaaaacccttgataTTGATTAAGGAAATGGATATACCAccttattttctaatattttagtaaaattaatttctaaaataatattaattttaataaatgagaatattttaagttaatataaATGCTCGTAAGAAAGCTAAAACAAATCCTTTAAATTAAAGACAAactctttttaataaatcatctaaataaatattaaaaacttaattaactgaaactaaaaaaataaaataacttaatgatCTCAAGTGtaagaattaattatattattttcacgTGAGCTTTCTATAGATACAAGTAATCTCTCCATACAGAATTTTCATgtgaatcaattcaatatacaTGTTATCTAACAAATATCTACATATTAGTTTTAGATATTTATCATACCTCGACTTATAagaatagttattttatttcataaaaagaagAACATAGCATATATTAGTCTCAACATCTCTAGTTAATGTTCAATGTTAATAGAGCATTGACCAGGAACAATGAtttgatgcaaaaaaaaatcttataattataacaactttataattttctttgtaaaatatttttgttccaaaaaatttatcattactCTATATTCATTAAtcaattataaatgaatattacatacatattttttttattaataataaatatgttttgcttgaacaaaatcaatattaCATGTAACTAATTGATTGGCTAAAAGGCATATACACAAATACCTCTCTTGGGAAATAAAAC contains:
- the LOC118038848 gene encoding ubiquitin-like protein 5, which codes for MIEVVLNDRLGKKVRVKCNEDDTIGDLKKLVAAQTGTRPDKIRIQKWYTIYKDHITLKDYEIHDGMGLELYYN